The following are from one region of the Polynucleobacter sp. MWH-CaK5 genome:
- the prmA gene encoding 50S ribosomal protein L11 methyltransferase: MAFRELVFTVSEDLAEDLGDALMELGALSISVSDAAADTESEKPLYGEPGLTPDRQAWEQSQVIALFDEQGLSATEISSTLTEAGFQVSAPLERSVEEQDWVRLTQSQFEPIQVGQRLWIVPSWHDAPNDPNAVCLAVDPGLAFGTGSHPTTKLCMQWLEEHPDLARKTLLDYGCGSGILAIAAKRLGCGEALGVDIDPQAVISAKDNAKRNEVTVDFRLPEEDSTHSQHDVVVANILANPLQVLAPALCQRIAPNGHIVLSGILERQAEEVIATYQPWIQLHVWRECDGWVCLTGQLTSDQTSQASDTQKKTAKTSENLSKSGNSSKKNQFLTSFGWVSLAALMVVIVLQLLHLGRHAIALQISKAPAGIQEPLFKAFKSIDASLCKQFACQDIPLRDFSAWAIELANLKINPGNNQTATGILELQIRNKLPLVITWPHVMLSITDANDAVISEKLLSPQDWLPEDNAKITPKGSQALQEVSSNVFLSLPQQAAGFRVRLLYVDDRPTETSSQ, translated from the coding sequence ATGGCATTTCGTGAACTTGTATTTACCGTCTCCGAAGATCTTGCAGAAGATCTCGGGGATGCTCTCATGGAATTGGGTGCCCTATCGATTTCGGTCAGTGATGCAGCTGCCGACACTGAGTCTGAAAAACCCTTGTATGGAGAACCAGGTCTAACGCCTGATCGACAAGCTTGGGAACAATCTCAAGTCATAGCGCTCTTTGATGAACAAGGTTTGAGTGCTACAGAAATTTCTTCAACTCTGACTGAAGCAGGCTTTCAGGTCAGCGCACCTCTAGAAAGAAGTGTTGAAGAGCAAGACTGGGTGCGTCTCACACAATCACAGTTTGAACCTATTCAAGTAGGCCAACGTTTGTGGATTGTGCCATCTTGGCACGATGCCCCCAATGATCCAAACGCGGTTTGTTTGGCCGTTGATCCTGGACTTGCTTTTGGTACAGGCAGTCATCCAACCACGAAGTTATGCATGCAATGGTTGGAAGAGCACCCTGATTTAGCCAGAAAAACACTTTTAGATTACGGTTGTGGCTCAGGCATTTTGGCGATTGCTGCCAAACGTTTGGGCTGCGGTGAAGCTCTCGGGGTTGATATTGATCCTCAAGCAGTCATTTCCGCCAAAGATAATGCAAAGCGCAATGAAGTAACTGTTGACTTTAGATTGCCAGAAGAAGATAGCACTCATAGCCAGCACGATGTGGTGGTTGCAAACATCTTGGCCAATCCACTTCAAGTTCTTGCCCCAGCACTTTGCCAGCGCATTGCACCAAATGGTCACATTGTTTTATCAGGCATTCTTGAGCGCCAAGCTGAAGAAGTCATTGCAACCTATCAACCATGGATTCAACTCCATGTTTGGCGTGAATGTGATGGTTGGGTGTGCTTAACTGGTCAATTAACTTCAGATCAAACAAGCCAAGCTTCTGACACTCAAAAAAAAACAGCAAAAACTAGCGAAAACTTAAGCAAGTCGGGTAACTCGTCAAAAAAGAATCAATTTCTTACTTCGTTTGGCTGGGTCAGCTTAGCTGCATTAATGGTGGTGATTGTTTTACAACTATTGCACCTTGGTAGACATGCCATTGCACTACAAATCTCCAAAGCGCCTGCTGGTATTCAAGAACCTTTGTTTAAAGCATTCAAATCTATCGATGCGTCACTTTGCAAACAGTTTGCTTGCCAAGACATCCCCTTAAGAGACTTTTCTGCTTGGGCCATTGAATTAGCCAATCTAAAAATCAATCCTGGCAATAATCAAACCGCCACCGGAATACTAGAACTACAAATCCGCAATAAATTGCCTTTGGTCATCACTTGGCCACATGTCATGCTCTCCATCACGGATGCCAATGATGCGGTGATCTCAGAGAAACTTCTCAGCCCTCAAGATTGGTTACCAGAAGATAATGCCAAAATCACTCCAAAGGGTTCACAAGCGCTTCAGGAAGTCTCAAGCAATGTTTTCTTGAGCTTACCCCAACAAGCTGCTGGATTTAGAGTGCGCCTGCTCTATGTTGATGACAGGCCAACGGAAACATCATCCCAATAA
- the ampD gene encoding 1,6-anhydro-N-acetylmuramyl-L-alanine amidase AmpD produces the protein MKWLLFTLILTGLIIWWRYAQISQNNRSSAKPQAKPASKASSSAKTAQPKNMAQCPHCGLRFPQGEGVGTYCSREHRSSIDPKGWWGEAEWIKSPNYDSRPEGIPVELVLMHHISLPPGQFGGNHIADFFQNKLDPKAHPYFAEIADRQVSSHFLIRRDGHVQQFVSTLNRAWHAGVSDYFGRQRCNDFSIGIELEGSDDVPFGPAQYTALKELVAALQKFHPISAYAGHSDVAPGRKTDPGIHFEWQRFAQDANIPTRQLPYGLENRN, from the coding sequence ATGAAGTGGTTGCTCTTCACCTTGATCCTCACCGGTTTGATCATTTGGTGGCGTTATGCGCAAATTTCTCAAAACAATCGATCAAGTGCTAAGCCACAAGCAAAGCCAGCATCCAAGGCCTCATCTTCAGCCAAAACAGCGCAACCTAAAAATATGGCGCAGTGCCCCCATTGTGGCTTGAGGTTTCCGCAAGGTGAAGGAGTCGGTACCTATTGCTCTCGTGAGCATCGTTCCAGTATTGATCCTAAAGGCTGGTGGGGTGAAGCAGAGTGGATCAAATCACCAAACTATGATTCAAGACCTGAAGGGATTCCGGTTGAGTTGGTGTTGATGCATCACATCAGTTTGCCGCCAGGTCAATTTGGTGGAAATCACATTGCTGATTTTTTTCAAAATAAATTAGACCCCAAAGCACATCCTTATTTCGCGGAAATTGCCGATCGACAAGTGTCGAGTCATTTTTTGATTCGACGCGATGGTCATGTTCAGCAATTTGTATCAACTTTGAACCGTGCTTGGCATGCAGGCGTCTCTGATTATTTTGGGCGCCAGCGCTGCAATGATTTCTCAATTGGTATTGAATTGGAGGGCAGCGATGATGTCCCTTTTGGCCCAGCTCAGTACACGGCACTGAAAGAATTGGTCGCCGCTTTGCAAAAATTTCATCCAATTTCTGCCTATGCTGGTCACAGTGATGTGGCTCCTGGTCGAAAAACTGATCCAGGAATTCACTTTGAATGGCAAAGATTTGCTCAGGATGCCAATATCCCGACAAGGCAACTTCCCTACGGTCTTGAAAACAGAAATTAG
- a CDS encoding ribonucleoside-diphosphate reductase subunit alpha, whose amino-acid sequence MTYVDPQVSGQTSNPFSGQSTGQVSQNPSEGFVAGGVGGAQTTQLSDYKIIRRNGSVVAFEPSKIAIAVTKAFLAVNGGQGAASARVREQVEQLTQVVVRALLRSRPNGGTFHIEDIQDQVELALMRSGEHNVARAYVLYREKRNQERAAQVAAQPVAPIVDHPGINVSDNGVIKPLDMVALQMVIQAACEGLGNAVNAEPIIKETIKGLYEGVPMAQVYDSAILASRTWIENDPAYSQVTARILMHTIRKEILGREVPQGAMAAEYISYFPQFIKQGVDAELLDKRLLTYDLVKLGAALKADRDLQFNYLGLQTLYDRYFLHIEDHRIEMPQAFFMRVAMGLALNEVNREERAIQFYEILSTFDFMSSTPTLFNSATLRSQLSSCYLTTIPDDLDGIYEGLKENALLSKFAGGLGNDWTNVRSLGSHIKGTNGKSQGVVPFLKVVNDTAVAVNQGGKRKGAVCAYLETWHLDVEEFLELRKNTGDDRRRTHDMNTANWIPDLFMKRVMEKGEWTLFTPSTCPDLHDKFGLEFEKAYLAYEQKAANGEIKPFKKVSALDMWRKMLGMLFETGHPWITFKDPCNVRSPQQHVGVVHSSNLCTEITLNTNETEIAVCNLGSVNLAVHLKADASGNLVLDHEKLQKTIRTAMRMLDNVIDINYYAVAKARNSNMKHRPVGMGIMGFQDCLHMLRIPYASDAAVQFADESMEAVCYYAYLASTELAEERGTYETYKGSLWDRGILPQDSVKLLAEQRGGYVEVDMSSKMDWTLVRNRIKQFGMRNSNCVAIAPTATISNIIGVSACIEPTYQNLFVKSNLSGEFTVVNDYLVRDLKARGLWDEVMIADLKYFDGSLSKIDRIPQDLRDLYATAFEVEPQWLVEAASRRQKWIDQAQSLNIYMAGASGKKLDDTYKLAWLRGLKTTYYLRTISATHVEKSTVKGGALNSVSNGDPTLAAAAAAAAEADGPVCTMRPGDAGFDECEACQ is encoded by the coding sequence ATGACCTACGTAGACCCACAAGTTTCAGGCCAAACATCTAATCCATTTTCTGGCCAATCAACTGGTCAAGTTAGTCAAAATCCTTCAGAGGGATTTGTGGCCGGTGGCGTGGGTGGTGCGCAAACAACACAACTCAGCGATTACAAAATCATTCGTCGCAATGGTTCAGTTGTAGCGTTCGAACCATCAAAAATTGCAATCGCTGTTACAAAAGCATTTTTAGCGGTGAATGGTGGCCAGGGTGCCGCATCTGCACGAGTGCGTGAGCAAGTAGAGCAATTAACCCAAGTGGTTGTGCGCGCTTTATTGCGCAGCCGTCCTAATGGCGGAACTTTCCACATTGAAGATATTCAAGACCAAGTTGAATTAGCGTTGATGCGCAGTGGTGAGCACAACGTGGCACGTGCTTATGTGCTTTATCGTGAAAAGCGCAATCAAGAGCGTGCAGCACAAGTGGCAGCTCAGCCAGTAGCTCCAATCGTTGATCACCCAGGAATCAACGTGAGTGACAACGGTGTGATCAAGCCATTGGACATGGTTGCATTACAAATGGTGATTCAGGCTGCTTGTGAAGGTTTGGGTAATGCAGTGAATGCAGAGCCAATCATCAAAGAAACTATCAAAGGTTTGTACGAAGGCGTGCCAATGGCTCAGGTGTATGACTCAGCTATTTTGGCCTCACGCACATGGATTGAAAACGATCCAGCCTACAGCCAGGTGACCGCACGTATTTTGATGCACACCATCCGTAAAGAAATCCTAGGCCGTGAAGTACCACAAGGTGCCATGGCTGCTGAATACATCAGCTACTTCCCACAATTCATCAAGCAAGGCGTGGATGCAGAGTTACTAGACAAGCGTTTATTGACTTATGACTTGGTTAAGTTGGGCGCCGCTTTGAAAGCCGATCGTGATTTGCAGTTCAACTATTTGGGCTTGCAGACTCTGTATGACCGTTATTTCTTGCACATTGAAGATCACCGCATTGAAATGCCTCAGGCATTCTTCATGCGCGTGGCGATGGGCTTGGCATTGAATGAAGTTAATCGTGAAGAGCGTGCGATTCAGTTCTATGAAATCTTGTCAACATTCGATTTCATGTCCAGCACACCAACCTTGTTCAACTCAGCTACATTGCGCTCACAGTTGTCTAGCTGCTACCTCACAACAATTCCAGATGACTTGGATGGTATTTACGAAGGTTTGAAAGAAAACGCTTTGTTGTCTAAGTTTGCAGGTGGCTTGGGTAACGACTGGACGAATGTGCGTTCTTTGGGAAGTCATATCAAAGGAACTAACGGTAAATCTCAAGGCGTTGTACCGTTCTTGAAGGTAGTGAACGACACAGCCGTTGCGGTTAACCAAGGTGGTAAGCGTAAAGGTGCAGTTTGTGCCTATTTAGAAACTTGGCACTTAGATGTGGAAGAGTTCCTAGAGTTGCGTAAGAACACTGGTGATGACCGTCGTCGTACGCATGACATGAACACAGCTAACTGGATTCCAGACTTATTCATGAAGCGTGTGATGGAAAAAGGCGAGTGGACATTGTTCACACCATCAACTTGCCCAGATTTGCACGATAAGTTCGGTTTGGAGTTCGAAAAAGCATATTTGGCTTATGAGCAAAAAGCAGCCAACGGTGAAATCAAGCCATTCAAGAAAGTTAGTGCCTTGGATATGTGGCGCAAGATGTTGGGTATGTTGTTTGAAACAGGCCACCCATGGATCACTTTCAAGGATCCATGTAACGTTCGCAGTCCTCAGCAGCACGTTGGCGTGGTTCACTCATCAAACTTGTGTACAGAAATCACTTTGAACACTAATGAGACAGAAATCGCTGTTTGTAACTTGGGTTCAGTGAACTTGGCTGTTCATTTGAAGGCAGATGCTAGCGGCAATTTAGTGCTTGATCACGAGAAACTCCAAAAAACCATCCGCACAGCGATGCGCATGTTGGATAACGTGATTGATATCAACTACTACGCTGTAGCTAAAGCTCGGAACTCAAACATGAAGCATCGTCCAGTTGGTATGGGCATCATGGGCTTCCAGGATTGCTTGCACATGTTGCGCATTCCTTACGCCAGTGATGCGGCGGTTCAATTCGCTGATGAATCTATGGAAGCTGTTTGCTATTACGCTTACTTGGCCTCAACAGAGTTGGCGGAAGAGCGCGGCACTTATGAGACTTACAAGGGTTCTTTGTGGGATCGCGGCATCCTGCCACAGGATTCAGTGAAATTGTTGGCTGAACAGCGCGGTGGCTATGTTGAAGTCGATATGTCTTCTAAGATGGATTGGACTTTGGTGCGTAATCGTATCAAGCAGTTCGGTATGCGTAACTCAAACTGTGTGGCGATTGCGCCAACAGCGACAATCTCTAACATCATTGGTGTTTCAGCTTGTATCGAGCCAACCTATCAGAACTTGTTTGTGAAATCTAACCTTTCAGGTGAGTTCACCGTGGTGAACGACTATTTGGTTCGTGATTTGAAGGCTCGTGGTTTGTGGGATGAAGTGATGATTGCCGACTTGAAGTACTTTGACGGCTCATTGTCAAAAATCGATCGCATTCCTCAAGATTTGCGTGATTTGTACGCAACAGCTTTTGAAGTTGAGCCTCAGTGGTTGGTTGAAGCTGCATCACGTCGTCAAAAATGGATCGATCAAGCTCAGTCATTGAATATTTACATGGCTGGTGCATCTGGTAAGAAGTTGGATGACACCTACAAGCTTGCTTGGTTACGTGGTTTAAAAACAACATATTACTTGCGCACGATTTCTGCCACTCACGTTGAGAAATCAACGGTCAAAGGTGGTGCTTTGAACTCAGTGTCAAACGGTGATCCAACTTTGGCAGCCGCTGCGGCAGCAGCAGCTGAAGCAGATGGTCCGGTTTGCACAATGCGCCCAGGCGATGCTGGCTTTGACGAATGCGAAGCTTGCCAATAA
- the accC gene encoding acetyl-CoA carboxylase biotin carboxylase subunit produces MFEKILIANRGEIALRIQRACREMGIKTVVVFSEADRDAKYVKLADEAVCIGPAPSALSYLNMPAIISAAEVTDAQAIHPGYGFLSENADFAERVEQSGFVFIGPTAESIRLMGDKVSAKQAMIRSGVPCVPGSEGALPDNPKEILATAKKVGYPVIIKAAGGGGGRGMRVVHTEAHLINAVNMTREEAGRAFGNPEVYMEKFLENPRHVEIQILADTHKNAVYLGERDCSMQRRHQKVIEEAPAPGIDRRLIAKIGERCAEACRKIGYRGAGTFEFLYENDEFYFIEMNTRIQVEHPVTELITGIDLVQQQIHIAAGEKLPFRQKDIEFRGHAIECRINAEDPVKFMPSPGRIQSWHMPGGPGIRVDSHAYAGYFVPPTYDSMIGKLIAYGATREQAIRRMRIALSEVAIDGILTNIPLHRELMLDPKFEQGGTSIHYLEHKLEEQAASKRGNTK; encoded by the coding sequence ATGTTTGAAAAGATTCTTATCGCCAATCGCGGCGAAATTGCACTTCGTATTCAAAGAGCCTGTCGCGAGATGGGCATCAAAACGGTGGTTGTTTTCTCTGAAGCTGACCGCGATGCCAAATACGTCAAATTAGCCGATGAAGCTGTTTGTATCGGTCCAGCACCATCAGCTCTCAGCTATCTGAACATGCCAGCGATCATTTCTGCTGCAGAAGTGACCGATGCTCAAGCGATTCACCCAGGTTACGGCTTCTTGTCAGAAAACGCTGACTTTGCTGAGCGCGTTGAACAGTCTGGTTTTGTGTTCATCGGCCCAACAGCAGAATCGATTCGCTTGATGGGTGACAAAGTGTCTGCCAAGCAAGCCATGATTCGTTCAGGAGTGCCATGCGTTCCAGGTTCAGAAGGCGCTTTGCCTGACAACCCAAAAGAAATTTTGGCCACAGCTAAAAAAGTTGGTTACCCAGTCATCATCAAAGCCGCTGGCGGTGGTGGTGGTCGAGGTATGCGTGTGGTTCACACTGAAGCGCACTTGATCAATGCGGTCAACATGACTCGCGAAGAAGCTGGTCGTGCTTTCGGTAATCCAGAAGTCTATATGGAGAAGTTCTTAGAGAACCCTCGCCACGTAGAAATTCAAATTCTGGCTGATACCCATAAAAATGCCGTGTACTTAGGTGAGCGCGATTGCTCTATGCAACGTCGTCACCAAAAAGTGATTGAAGAAGCTCCAGCACCTGGCATTGATCGTCGCTTAATTGCCAAAATTGGTGAGCGTTGTGCTGAAGCCTGTAGAAAAATTGGTTATCGCGGCGCGGGTACTTTTGAGTTTTTATATGAAAACGACGAGTTCTACTTCATCGAGATGAACACCCGTATTCAGGTTGAGCATCCAGTGACTGAATTGATCACTGGCATTGACTTGGTTCAACAACAAATTCACATTGCGGCTGGCGAAAAGTTACCTTTCCGTCAAAAAGACATTGAATTCAGAGGCCACGCTATTGAATGCCGTATCAATGCTGAAGATCCTGTGAAATTCATGCCAAGCCCAGGTCGCATTCAATCTTGGCACATGCCTGGCGGTCCTGGTATTCGCGTTGACTCACATGCTTATGCTGGCTACTTTGTGCCACCGACCTATGACTCAATGATTGGCAAATTGATTGCCTACGGCGCAACCCGTGAACAAGCGATTCGCCGCATGCGCATCGCTTTATCTGAAGTTGCGATCGATGGCATTTTGACCAACATTCCTTTGCATCGTGAATTGATGTTAGATCCAAAGTTTGAACAAGGTGGTACGAGCATTCACTACCTAGAGCACAAGCTTGAGGAACAAGCAGCATCAAAACGTGGCAACACGAAGTAA
- a CDS encoding ribonucleotide-diphosphate reductase subunit beta: MLNWEEETAATPVAKAAPVMNPSVTAENSPLPNRPMPMPMSSASAPSATIDPEDAAARRVNVADKRIINGSTDVNQLVPFKYKWAWEKYLAGCANHWMPQEINMTRDIALWKDPNGLTEDERRIIMRNLGFFVTADSLAANNIVLGTYRQITAPECRQYLLRQAFEEAIHTHAYQYIVESLGLDQAEIFNAYHEVKSIRDKDEFLIPFIDVLTDPSFKTGTPENDQKLLRSLIVFACIMEGLFFYVGFTQILAMGRQNKMTGAAEQYQYILRDESLHCNFGIDMINQIKLENPHLWTPEFKEELRGLFEKAVELEYRYAEDTMPRGVLGLNAPMFKGYLRYICNRRCMQIGLEAMFPNEENPFPWMSEMIDLKKERNFFETRVIEYQTGGALNWE; the protein is encoded by the coding sequence ATGTTGAATTGGGAAGAAGAGACGGCCGCAACACCAGTTGCAAAAGCAGCGCCAGTAATGAACCCATCTGTTACTGCGGAAAACAGCCCCTTGCCAAACCGCCCAATGCCGATGCCAATGTCATCAGCATCAGCTCCTTCAGCAACGATTGATCCAGAAGATGCTGCTGCTCGTCGCGTGAACGTGGCTGATAAGCGCATCATCAACGGTTCAACAGATGTGAACCAATTGGTGCCATTTAAATATAAATGGGCTTGGGAGAAGTATTTGGCTGGTTGCGCAAATCACTGGATGCCTCAAGAGATCAATATGACTCGCGACATCGCTCTTTGGAAAGACCCTAATGGTCTGACTGAAGATGAGCGCCGCATCATCATGCGTAACCTAGGATTCTTTGTGACAGCTGACTCATTGGCAGCCAATAACATCGTTTTAGGTACTTATCGCCAGATCACTGCCCCAGAATGCCGCCAATATTTATTGCGTCAGGCTTTTGAAGAGGCGATCCACACCCATGCTTATCAATACATTGTGGAATCTTTGGGTCTAGACCAGGCTGAGATCTTCAATGCGTACCATGAAGTGAAGTCAATTCGTGACAAAGATGAGTTTTTGATCCCATTCATCGATGTTTTGACTGATCCATCATTCAAAACAGGTACTCCTGAGAACGATCAGAAGCTATTGCGCTCACTCATTGTGTTCGCCTGCATCATGGAAGGTTTGTTCTTCTATGTTGGTTTTACGCAAATTTTGGCAATGGGTCGTCAAAATAAGATGACTGGTGCCGCAGAGCAGTATCAGTACATCTTGCGTGATGAGTCATTACATTGCAACTTTGGCATCGACATGATCAACCAGATCAAGTTGGAAAACCCACACTTGTGGACGCCAGAGTTCAAAGAAGAGTTGCGCGGTTTGTTCGAAAAAGCGGTTGAGTTGGAGTACCGCTACGCCGAAGACACTATGCCTAGAGGGGTTCTAGGCTTGAACGCGCCAATGTTCAAAGGTTACTTGCGCTACATTTGCAACCGCCGTTGCATGCAAATTGGTCTTGAAGCAATGTTCCCGAATGAAGAAAATCCATTCCCATGGATGAGCGAAATGATCGACTTGAAGAAGGAAAGAAACTTCTTTGAAACTCGCGTTATTGAATATCAAACTGGTGGTGCGTTGAACTGGGAGTAA
- a CDS encoding TlpA disulfide reductase family protein produces MNKRQWGLILIAGALAAVLGMGLSSYKYRVEKASDTAIEELLNRELRSPDGKMHQTSDWRGKILIINYWASWCPPCVEEMPELVRSQTKYAAKNVLFVGIGVDSPSNIREFLEKTPVNYPIVLGGLDGATWAKNMGNPSSGLPFTVMVDRKGAIIKTKLGKISEDELSSWIDNAIITSQ; encoded by the coding sequence ATGAATAAACGCCAATGGGGTTTGATCTTGATCGCTGGAGCACTGGCTGCAGTTTTAGGCATGGGTTTGTCGAGCTATAAATACAGGGTCGAAAAAGCCAGCGATACCGCTATCGAAGAATTACTAAACAGAGAATTGCGCTCCCCAGATGGAAAAATGCATCAAACATCCGATTGGCGCGGAAAAATCCTCATCATCAATTACTGGGCTTCTTGGTGCCCGCCCTGCGTTGAAGAAATGCCTGAATTGGTGCGATCACAGACCAAATATGCCGCTAAAAATGTTCTATTTGTCGGTATCGGTGTCGATTCACCATCTAACATACGCGAATTTCTAGAAAAAACCCCTGTTAACTACCCCATTGTTTTAGGCGGTTTGGATGGGGCAACTTGGGCTAAAAATATGGGAAATCCCAGCTCAGGCTTGCCTTTTACGGTGATGGTAGACCGCAAAGGAGCCATTATTAAGACGAAACTAGGCAAAATAAGCGAAGATGAGCTCAGTTCATGGATAGATAACGCTATAATCACTTCTCAGTAA
- a CDS encoding carbohydrate kinase family protein — protein MSSLICGSIAYDTIMNFEGRFQDQILADQIHILNVAFLVPSMRREFGGCAGNIAYNHKLLGGEPIIMATVGGDAGSYFDQLAKYNISADHIRELPEAFTAQAMITTDRDNNQITAFHPGAMGESHLNTVAEVINFRQKKQLELPKIAIVAPDGRQGMVEHCQQLADAKIPFIFDPGQGLPMFDGQELLAFIEQATYVAVNDYEGEMLAQRTGLSLEKIAERVSALIVTKGAQGAEIHTQGKKIEIPVVPVGKAIDPTGCGDAFRGGLLYGIEQGFDWEVTGRLASLMGSIKIASQGPQNHCPSQEAIQMQFKQAFGYSY, from the coding sequence ATGTCTAGCTTAATTTGTGGCTCTATCGCCTACGACACCATCATGAATTTTGAAGGTCGCTTTCAAGATCAAATCTTGGCAGACCAAATTCATATCTTGAACGTTGCCTTTTTAGTTCCAAGCATGCGTCGAGAATTCGGTGGATGTGCTGGCAATATTGCCTACAACCACAAACTATTGGGTGGTGAGCCCATCATCATGGCGACTGTTGGTGGCGATGCTGGCTCTTACTTTGATCAATTAGCCAAATACAACATCAGCGCTGATCATATCCGTGAATTACCAGAAGCTTTCACCGCTCAAGCGATGATCACAACTGATCGTGATAACAATCAAATCACCGCTTTTCATCCCGGCGCCATGGGTGAGTCACATCTGAACACAGTGGCTGAGGTGATCAATTTCCGCCAGAAGAAGCAACTTGAATTGCCAAAAATTGCGATTGTGGCTCCAGATGGCAGACAAGGCATGGTTGAACATTGTCAGCAATTGGCAGATGCAAAGATTCCATTCATTTTTGATCCAGGCCAGGGCTTACCAATGTTTGACGGTCAAGAACTCTTGGCTTTCATTGAGCAAGCGACCTATGTGGCCGTGAATGACTATGAAGGTGAAATGCTGGCTCAAAGAACCGGCTTATCTTTAGAAAAGATCGCAGAACGGGTCTCAGCTTTAATTGTCACCAAAGGTGCTCAAGGAGCAGAAATCCATACCCAAGGTAAGAAAATCGAAATTCCAGTGGTGCCTGTCGGAAAAGCCATTGATCCAACGGGTTGCGGGGATGCTTTCAGGGGTGGATTGCTTTACGGTATCGAGCAAGGATTTGATTGGGAAGTGACCGGTCGCTTAGCAAGCTTGATGGGCTCCATCAAAATTGCCAGCCAAGGCCCTCAAAATCATTGCCCATCTCAAGAAGCCATTCAAATGCAGTTCAAACAAGCATTTGGCTACAGCTACTAA
- the accB gene encoding acetyl-CoA carboxylase biotin carboxyl carrier protein, which produces MDLRKLKTLIDLVAESGVSELEVTEGEDKVRIVKNPAPIAAPVQQVYAAAPAAAPAAPAPAAAAPAAEAAPAEPTGHAVKSPMVGTFYRSPTPGADSFVKIGDTVKEGQTLCIIEAMKLLNEIESDKSGVVKEILCENGQGVEFGQALFIIG; this is translated from the coding sequence ATGGATTTACGAAAACTCAAAACTTTGATCGATTTAGTAGCCGAATCTGGCGTTTCAGAACTAGAAGTAACAGAAGGTGAAGACAAAGTCCGAATCGTTAAAAATCCAGCCCCAATCGCAGCACCTGTCCAACAAGTTTATGCCGCAGCTCCAGCAGCGGCTCCGGCAGCACCAGCGCCAGCGGCGGCTGCACCTGCAGCAGAAGCGGCTCCTGCAGAACCAACTGGTCATGCAGTCAAATCTCCGATGGTCGGTACTTTCTATCGCTCTCCAACACCAGGCGCCGATTCTTTTGTGAAGATTGGCGACACTGTCAAAGAAGGTCAAACACTTTGCATCATTGAAGCAATGAAGCTATTGAACGAAATTGAATCTGATAAATCAGGTGTCGTTAAAGAAATTTTGTGTGAGAACGGCCAAGGCGTTGAATTCGGTCAGGCTCTTTTCATTATTGGCTAA